The following are from one region of the Salvia splendens isolate huo1 chromosome 2, SspV2, whole genome shotgun sequence genome:
- the LOC121792226 gene encoding laccase-7-like, which yields MRRSLAFLAWALALLACSSSFASALIVRHTFNVGNVRVNRLCRDQVITAVNGGLPGPAIVAQDGDTLVVRVNNVSPYNVTIHWHGVFQLMSAWADGPEYITQCPIRPGQSFTYRFNVTRQEGTLLWHAHFKALRTTAHGALIIRPARGRTYPFPAPFREIPIVVGEWWNANIMDVEEEAVSMGRPPNMSDALTINGQPGDLYPCSSKNTVRFTLVRGKTYLLRIINAALNTPVFFKIANHKFTVVAVDASYTDPYNSDVLVIAPGQTVDALMTADQAPRRYYMAASAHVVPPQAPFLNTSTTAIVSYTGASPQSPPLMPAMPNARDSDTAHAFLSNLTGLTSSPHWTPVPLEIDERMFVTVGLGLVPGPCDTPTGACSGPGGQILAASMNNVSFELPERLSIMEAYVSNVSGIYTADFPDNPPVTFDYTNPSNQQNPALMGTARGTRVKVFKYNATVEMVFQNTAVLSSDDHPMHLHGLNFYVVAQGFGNYNPQTDAASFNLVNPQERNTVVVPAFGWVVIRFRANNPGVWFVHCHIDAHVPWGLSNAFIIENGPTPDTTLPPPPADLPKC from the exons ATGCGTCGTTCCTTGGCGTTTCTAGCATGGGCGTTGGCTCTTTTGGCTTGCTCCTCATCTTTTGCCTCTGCTCTAATCGTGCGACATACTTTTAAT GTGGGAAATGTTAGAGTGAATCGGTTATGCAGAGATCAAGTCATCACAGCGGTGAATGGCGGTCTTCCTGGACCAGCTATTGTCGCTCAAGATGGTGATACGCTTGTTGTTCGTGTCAATAACGTATCACCGTATAATGTCACTATTCACTG GCACGGGGTGTTCCAATTAATGAGTGCTTGGGCCGATGGCCCCGAATACATTACTCAGTGCCCGATTCGACCCGGTCAAAGCTTCACCTATAGATTCAACGTGACCCGCCAAGAAGGAACTCTCTTGTGGCACGCCCACTTCAAAGCCCTCCGAACCACAGCTCATGGAGCCTTAATCATCCGACCCGCACGCGGTCGCACGTACCCATTCCCAGCGCCATTCCGTGAAATCCCAATCGTCGTAG GCGAGTGGTGGAATGCCAATATCATGGACGTGGAGGAGGAAGCTGTCTCAATGGGGAGACCGCCTAATATGTCTGATGCTTTAACTATTAACGGCCAGCCTGGAGATCTTTACCCATGCTCCTCTAAAA ATACGGTTAGATTCACGTTGGTACGAGGAAAGACCTATCTTCTCCGGATAATCAACGCTGCACTCAACACTCCAGTGTTCTTCAAGATCGCCAACCACAAATTCACAGTGGTAGCCGTGGATGCATCCTACACCGACCCCTACAACTCCGACGTCCTGGTCATAGCCCCGGGCCAAACCGTAGACGCGCTGATGACAGCCGACCAAGCCCCCCGCCGCTACTACATGGCGGCCAGCGCCCACGTCGTCCCCCCTCAGGCTCCCTTCCTCaacacctccaccaccgccattGTGTCATACACCGGAGCATCCCCGCAGTCGCCTCCCTTAATGCCGGCAATGCCCAACGCCAGAGACAGCGACACCGCACACGCGTTTTTAAGCAACTTGACCGGTTTGACCAGCAGCCCGCACTGGACACCCGTCCCGCTAGAGATAGACGAGCGCATGTTTGTGACGGTGGGCCTGGGCCTGGTCCCGGGCCCTTGCGACACTCCAACCGGGGCCTGCAGTGGGCCGGGGGGCCAGATACTAGCGGCGTCTATGAACAACGTGTCGTTCGAGCTCCCGGAGAGGCTGTCGATCATGGAAGCGTACGTGAGCAACGTGAGCGGGATCTACACGGCCGATTTCCCGGACAACCCGCCGGTGACGTTCGACTACACGAACCCGAGCAACCAGCAGAATCCGGCGCTGATGGGCACGGCGAGGGGGACAAGGGTGAAGGTGTTCAAGTACAACGCGACGGTGGAGATGGTGTTTCAGAACACGGCGGTGCTGTCGTCGGATGATCACCCGATGCATTTGCACGGCCTCAATTTCTACGTGGTGGCGCAAGGGTTTGGGAATTACAATCCCCAAACTGATGCTGCCAGTTTCAACTTGGTCAATCCACAGGAGCGGAATACTGTTGTGGTTCCCGCCTTTGGGTGGGTGGTCATTAGGTTCCGAGCTAATAATCCAG